The sequence TTGAGGTTCTCGATACTCTCAGGGTCGTGACCCCATAACAGAGTTCGATGGCCGTTACTGGCTAAAGAAATAGCAAGGGCGGTGCCATAAGACCCCGCCCCCAGTACCGTAATATCGGCAGTATTTTTCATATAACTACTCAGATTTATGCCACTTTATTCGATAATAACATCCGAACAAAGTGGTCGCTATCTGAGCAGCGACTGAAAATGCTGAACAGATACGTTCAGTTTTTAATTACGCGCTTGCTTCTTCAGTTTTTGAAGCTTCTTCTGCACCTGCTTGACGCTGGTTAACGTACTGAGCAAAAAGCGCATCGAAATTAACTGGTGCTAGGTTTAGTTGTGGGAAAGTACCACGAGAAACCAGGCTACCCACTGCTTCACGAGCATATGGGAATAGGATGTTAGGACAGTATGCACCTAGTGAGTGAGCAAGTTGCTGCTCAGTCAGGCCATTGATTGCGAAGATACCAGCTTGCTGTACTTCACAAAGGAATGCAGTTTCATCACCGTTTTTAGCAGTAACAGTCAGAGACAGGACAACTTCAAAAACGTTGTCAGCTAGCTTAGCGCTACGAGTATCAAGATCTAGCTTAACTTCAGGGTTCCACTCTTTCTGGAAAACAGCAGGGCTGTTTGGAGTTTCGAAAGAGATATCCTTGGTGTATACACGTTGGATGTTGAATTGAGGATCTTGTTGTTCGTTATTTGCTACTTCAGCCATAATATTTACCTATCCAATTTATTAGGCTTCAAAATTGAAGCCAATTTAAGGGCTTTTGTTACTTGAGACCTGTAACTCGCTCTCAAACACCATCCCGGGTTATTGTTATTTCTTACTTTTCGTTACTGGCAGATTACTTGACTGCCATTCACCCATGCCGCCTTTGAGGTTATGTACAGATTCAAAACCTGCTTTAACCATCAATTGCGAGGCTTGTGATGACACCATACCTGCGTTGCATACCATTATAATGGGACTTGCTTTAAACTTTTCAAGGGCTGAAAGTTGATTATTTTTAATTTCAGATAAAGGCACATTCAAAGCATCGACAATATGACCCTTCTTAAACTCTGCTTTTTCCCTTACGTCTATAACTTTAGCGTCTTGCTTATTGATCAATAACGTCGCCTGTTGGTGATCGATTGTAGAGACTTTAGAGATGCTGGATTTGAAAACGCTGACGATAAGACCAATAAAAAGACCTATCCAGGCTAAGCTCAGCATAGGGTTCGCTTTCAAAAATTCAATATATTCTTGCATGGTGATCTGCCTACTTCTAAGGGCTGGAAATACAATTAGGGCACAGAGTATACCACTGCGATAGGAGATTGCAGCATCTTGTTGAAGGACAAAAAGTCTGTGAATAAAGAGTGTTAATAAGATAGATGCAAACTCGATTATATCAATCTAGGTAAATTCCTTTTTCAACTAGGCCGTACGTAGTAATATTTATCCAATTTCTGTTTTCAACTTTATCTTTCAAACTTAAAAAGGTACCACCATGACGACACGCAAACGCCCCTTGGCATTGCTGATCCTCGATGGCTGGGGTTACCGCGAAAACACGCAAAAAAATGCTGTTTTCCATGCTAAAACCCCGGTTTTGGATCGACTCAATGCCCAATATCCTAACAATCTAATTTCTGCTTCAGGTTTAGATGTGGGACTACCCGATGGACAAATGGGTAATTCTGAAGTTGGCCATATCAACATCGGCTCTGGACGTATTGTTTATCAAGAGCTTACTCGAATAGGTAAGGCGATTGATGATGGTGAGTTTCAGCAAAACCCAGCTCTACTAGAAGCCATAGATCTTGCTATCGCCAAAGAGGGCGCGGTACACATAATGGGACTATTGTCTCCCGGCGGTGTACATAGCCATGAGAATCATATCGAGGCCATGTGCCGTCTGGCAGTTGAACGCGGTGCTAAGCAAGTATATTTGCACGCGTTCCTCGATGGCCGTGACACTCCGCCACGCAGCGCGAAATCTAGCTTGGCTCATTTTGATGATCTATTTACTAGATTAGGTACCGGCCGGATCGCTTCAGTGATAGGCCGTTATTACGCAATGGATCGTGATAATCGCTGGGACCGTGTGACTTTAGCCTATGACTTGATCACTCAAGGCGAATCTCTGCATCAATACACCAATGCAGTCGACGCACTGGAAGCAGCTTATGAACGTGATGAAAACGATGAGTTTGTTGCAAGTTCGGCGATAACAGACGGGCAAGGTAATGTCGCTAAACTCAGCGATAACGATTCACTAATCTTCATGAATTTCCGTGCAGACCGTGCACGTCAGATCACCCGCAGCTTCGTCGATCCAGATTTCGATGGTTTCCAGCGCAAGGTGACAACAAAAGCACACTTCGTGATGTTGACTCAATATGCTGCCGATATCCCGGCAGTGATAGCCTATCCGGCGACAGAATTAGTCAATACCTTAGGTGAAGTCTTGCAGAGCCGAGATAAAACACAACTACGCATCTCTGAGACAGAGAAATATGCCCATGTGACTTTCTTCTTTAATGGCGGTAAAGAGCAACCATTCAAGGGAGAGGATAGAATACTTATTCAGTCACCTAAGGTAGCTACCTATGATCTGCAACCTGAAATGAGCTCACCCGAGCTGACAGACAAGTTAGTCGCGGCCATCGAGTCTACTGACTATGATGTCATCATCTGTAACTATCCAAACGGAGACATGGTTGGCCATACGGGGAGCTTCGAGGCCGCAGTTAAAGCCTGTGAGGCAGTCGATACCAGTATCGGTCGCGTTGTTGAGGCCTTAGCTAACGTGGGAGGAGAGTGTTTAATCACAGCCGATCACGGCAACGCTGAACAGATGACAGACGAGAAAACCGGCCAGGCACACACGGCTCATACTAGTGAACCCGTACCTTTGATCTATGTTGGACGTGATGCAAGTATCGAAGACGGCGGTCGCTTGAGCGATCTTGCTCCAACCATGTTAACCTTGATGGGAGATACAGTGCCATCAGAGATGACCGGGCGCTCCATAATAAAAATCAAAGAGTAACCACTGACACGTGAATATTCGTTTTTTCAGTAAAGCCAGCATTTTTGCTGGCTTTATCATGCTTTCAACACCACTGCTTGCCTCTGACCTGCAGCAGCGTCAATCCGATCTTAAAGCACTGCAATCACAGATAAGTAAGCAAGCATCGGATTTAAAAAATACCTCTAAACAGCGAGAGAAGCTAATCTCATTGCTGAAGCAAGACGAGAAAGCGATCGCCTCGGCGGCGAGAAAGGTCAATGAAACTAAGACTTCACTATCTACAACAGATAAGAAGCTAGCAGAATTAGATAAACGCCAAAACAAGCTGGATACGCTTAAGAAAACCCAGCAGGAAACATTAGCCAATCAATTAGCCAGTGCCTATTTAGCAGGTAATCATGACTATAGTAAGATGCTACTCAACCAACAGAGTCCCGCAAGCATCGAACGTCTACTCGCCTACTATCAATACTTGAACAATGCCCGCATGGCATCAATCAATGAGCTAAAGCAGACCATTGAAGAGCTCAATGATATTCAAATTGAACAAATAGCCCAGAAAACCCAGCTAAATAAACTCATCCTCAACCAACAGCAGCAAGCGAAACAGCTCAATCAGGAACAAAGCCAAAGACAAAAAACCCTGACGCAACTACAGAGAACTCTCAATAGCAGTGGCGCCAGGCTTGAGCAGCTACAGATAGAGGAAGCCAGCCTCAAACATGTTGTCGAGCAGGCTATAGTAGCCATGAAAAGTAATCCAAAGATGGAAGGCTTATCCCGT is a genomic window of Shewanella psychrophila containing:
- the secB gene encoding protein-export chaperone SecB, which codes for MAEVANNEQQDPQFNIQRVYTKDISFETPNSPAVFQKEWNPEVKLDLDTRSAKLADNVFEVVLSLTVTAKNGDETAFLCEVQQAGIFAINGLTEQQLAHSLGAYCPNILFPYAREAVGSLVSRGTFPQLNLAPVNFDALFAQYVNQRQAGAEEASKTEEASA
- a CDS encoding rhodanese-like domain-containing protein; translation: MQEYIEFLKANPMLSLAWIGLFIGLIVSVFKSSISKVSTIDHQQATLLINKQDAKVIDVREKAEFKKGHIVDALNVPLSEIKNNQLSALEKFKASPIIMVCNAGMVSSQASQLMVKAGFESVHNLKGGMGEWQSSNLPVTKSKK
- the gpmM gene encoding 2,3-bisphosphoglycerate-independent phosphoglycerate mutase: MTTRKRPLALLILDGWGYRENTQKNAVFHAKTPVLDRLNAQYPNNLISASGLDVGLPDGQMGNSEVGHINIGSGRIVYQELTRIGKAIDDGEFQQNPALLEAIDLAIAKEGAVHIMGLLSPGGVHSHENHIEAMCRLAVERGAKQVYLHAFLDGRDTPPRSAKSSLAHFDDLFTRLGTGRIASVIGRYYAMDRDNRWDRVTLAYDLITQGESLHQYTNAVDALEAAYERDENDEFVASSAITDGQGNVAKLSDNDSLIFMNFRADRARQITRSFVDPDFDGFQRKVTTKAHFVMLTQYAADIPAVIAYPATELVNTLGEVLQSRDKTQLRISETEKYAHVTFFFNGGKEQPFKGEDRILIQSPKVATYDLQPEMSSPELTDKLVAAIESTDYDVIICNYPNGDMVGHTGSFEAAVKACEAVDTSIGRVVEALANVGGECLITADHGNAEQMTDEKTGQAHTAHTSEPVPLIYVGRDASIEDGGRLSDLAPTMLTLMGDTVPSEMTGRSIIKIKE
- a CDS encoding murein hydrolase activator EnvC family protein; this encodes MLSTPLLASDLQQRQSDLKALQSQISKQASDLKNTSKQREKLISLLKQDEKAIASAARKVNETKTSLSTTDKKLAELDKRQNKLDTLKKTQQETLANQLASAYLAGNHDYSKMLLNQQSPASIERLLAYYQYLNNARMASINELKQTIEELNDIQIEQIAQKTQLNKLILNQQQQAKQLNQEQSQRQKTLTQLQRTLNSSGARLEQLQIEEASLKHVVEQAIVAMKSNPKMEGLSRSRKLTWPTKGRIKSGFGSRRSGQVKWKGVTLSAPEGQKITAIAQGKVIYADWLRGFGMVLVVDHGKGYMSLYGHAQTLLKNAGDSVNKGESIALVGRSGGQTEPGLYFEVRHKGQAVDPARYCKR